In one window of Primulina tabacum isolate GXHZ01 chromosome 8, ASM2559414v2, whole genome shotgun sequence DNA:
- the LOC142553943 gene encoding uncharacterized protein LOC142553943, which yields MLRLRAFRPTNDKIVKIQLHPTHPWLVTADASDHVSVWNWEHRQVIYELKAGGIDERRLVGAKLEKLAEGETESRGKPTEAIRGGSVKQVSFYDDDVRYWQLWRNRSAAAEAPSAVNNLTSAFSSPAPSTKGRHFLVICCENKAIFLDLVTMRGRDVPKQELDNRSLLCMEFLCRSTASDGPLVAFGGSDGVIRVLSMLTWKLARRYTGGHKGSISCLMTFMAPAGEALLVSGGSDGLLVLWNADYSRDSRELVPKLSLKAHDGGVVAVELSRVSGGAPQLITIGADKTLAIWDTMTFKELRRIKPVSKLACHSVASWCHPRAPNLDILTCVKDSHIWAIEHPTYSALTRPLCELSSLVPPQFLASHKKLRGYSMVTHPLQPHLVATGTNIGVLVCEFDVKSLPPVAPLPTTPGSREHSAVYVVERALKLLQFQLSNTANPALGSNGSLNDAGRVRGETPEQLHVKQIKKHISTPVPHDSYSVLSVSSSGKYVAIVWPDIPYFSIYKVSDWSIVDSGSARLLAWDTCRDRFALLESVLPPRMPIIPKGSSSRKAKEAAAAAAQAAAAAASAASSASVQVRILLDDGTSNILMRSVGSRSEPVSGLHGGALLGVAYRTSRRISPVTATAISTIQSMPLSGFNSGSNSSFSTMDDGYASQKSAAEVAPPNFQLYSWESFQAVGGLLPQPEWTAWDQTVEYCAFAYLQYIVISSLRPQFRYLGDVAIPHATGAVWHRRQLFVATPTTIECVFVDAGISPIDIEAKKRKEEMRLIELQSRAVAEHGELALVTVDTQQAATQERITLRPPMLHVVRLASFQHAPSIPPFITLPKQTKVDSEDSPIPKEFEERRVNEVAVGGGGVAVAITRFPAEQKRPIGPLVVVGVRDGVLWLIDRYMCAHAISLSHPGIHCRCLAAYGDAVSAVKWASRLGREHHDDLAQFMLGMGYATEALHLPGISKRLEFDLAMQSNDGKRALQCLLTMSNSRDIGQEALGLDLNDIMNLSSKKETVVDALQGVVKFAKEFLDLIDAADATGQADIAREALKRLAAAGSVKGALQGHELRGLALRLANHGELTRLSNLVNNLVSVGSGREAAFAAALLGDNVLMEKAWQDTGMLAEAVLHAHAHGRPTLRTLVQAWNKTLQKEMEHTPSTKMDAAAAFLASLEETKLTSLQDAAKKPPIEILPPGMASLYGPNPGQSGPKNPNPAMKSIQQQPGKQLLLEGATAAPQNTSASTEMPVPPPTESGTSQNSVEEVLGTTEAASGTTEAGATDTTEAGAPDTTATTKPTAMDPESSPPGQSESDASATPVTDPTVSMELNGETVKSQEQTSSEAKVIDGNSIPPASKTSPPAA from the exons GCCGACGCATCGGATCATGTGTCCGTTTGGAATTGGGAACACCGCCAG GTTATATACGAGTTGAAAGCTGGTGGTATAGATGAGAGGCGTTTGGTTGGTGCCAAGTTGGAGAAGCTCGCCGAGGGGGAAACAG AATCCAGAGGAAAACCCACCGAAGCTATACGAGGTGGAAG TGTCAAACAGGTTAGCTTTTACGATGATGATGTACGCTATTGGCAACTTTGGCGTAATCGTTCTGCTGCTGCTGAAGCTCCATCAGCTGTCAATAATCTAACTTCAGCTTTCAGTTCCCCTGCACCATCCACAAAAGGACGCCATTTTCTTGTCATATGCTGTGAGAACAAAGCCATTTTTCTAGATTTGGTGACAATGCGTGGCCGCGATGTGCCAAAGCAGGAATTAGATAACAGATCTCTTCTGTG TATGGAATTTTTGTGTAGATCAACTGCTAGTGATGGTCCTCTTGTGGCCTTTGGTGGGTCAGATGGAGTGATTAGAGTTCTTTCCATGCTGACGTGGAAG CTTGCTCGAAGATATACAGGAGGACACAAGGGTTCAATTTCTTGTTTGATGACTTTTATGGCTCCTGCCGGCGAG GCCCTTTTGGTTTCTGGTGGTAGCGATGGTTTGCTTGTGCTCTGGAATGCAGACTACAGTCGAGATTCAAGGGAACTTGTTCCTAAGCTGAGCTTAAAA GCACATGACGGTGGTGTTGTTGCTGTTGAGCTCTCTCGTGTTTCTGGTGGTGCACCGCAGCTCATTACAATTGGCGCAGACAAGACTTTGGCTATCTGGGACACAATGACATTCAAG GAACTGCGACGAATAAAACCTGTTTCAAAATTAGCTTGTCATAGTGTAGCATCTTGGTGCCACCCTCGAGCTCCTAATCTTGATATATTGACATGTGTAAAAGATTCCCACATATG GGCCATTGAGCATCCCACTTATTCAGCTCTTACAAGACCATTATGTGAACTTTCATCATTAGTCCCACCCCAGTTTCTTGCGTCTCACAAGAAGCTAAGG GGGTATTCCATGGTTACTCATCCTTTACAACCCCACCTTGTTGCAACTGGTACCAACATTGGTGTCCTTGTCTGTGAATTTGATGTCAAATCGCTCCCACCCGTGGCTCCATTGCCAACAACACCAGGAAGTCGAGAACACTCTGCTGTTTATGTAGTTGAAAGGGCATTGAAACTACTGCAATTTCAATTGTCAAATACTGCAAATCCAGCCCTTGGAAGCAATGGCTCCTTGAATGATGCGGGGAGAGTTAGAGGAGAAACACCAGAGCAGCTCCATGTGAAGCAAATTAAAAAGCATATCAGTACCCCAGTTCCACATGATTCGTACTCAGTCCTTTCTGTGAGCAGTTCTGGAAA GTACGTGGCCATTGTGTGGCCTGATATTCCATATTTCTCAATTTATAAGGTCAGTGACTGGTCCATTGTAGATTCTGGTAGTGCAAGGCTCTTGGCTTGGGATACTTGTAGAGACAGGTTTGCGCTGCTTGAGTCTGTATTACCTCCAAGAATGCCCATCATTCCAAAAGGCAGCTCATCAAGAAAAGCGAAGGAAGCTGCAGCTGCTGCTGCACAAGCTGCTGCAGCAGCAGCCTCCGCTGCTTCATCTGCCAGTGTTCAAGTTCGAATATTGCTTGATGATGGTACATCAAACATATTGATGAGGTCAGTCGGCAGCCGCAGTGAACCGGTTTCTGGTTTACATGGGGGAGCGCTACTTGGTGTAGCCTATCGGACATCTCGTAGAATAAGCCCTGTAACTGCCACAGCTATTTCAACAATTCAGTCTATGCCTTTGTCAGGATTTAATAGTGGTTCCAATTCCTCTTTCAGCACCATGGATGATGGGTATGCTTCTCAGAAATCTGCTGCTGAAGTGGCACCTCCGAACTTCCAATTGTACAGCTGGGAATCCTTTCAAGCAGTAGGAGGTCTTCTTCCTCAACCAGAATGGACAGCATGGGACCAGACTGTTGAATATTGTGCTTTTGCTTATCTACAATATATTGTTATATCGTCCTTGCGTCCTCAGTTTAGATATTTGGGAGATGTGGCAATACCTCATGCTACCGGGGCTGTTTGGCACCGAAGGCAGTTGTTTGTTGCTACCCCAACCACCATTGAGTGTGTGTTTGTGGATGCTGGTATCTCACCTATTGATATAGAAGCGaaaaaaaggaaagaagaaaTGCGTCTTATAGAGCTTCAGTCGAGAGCAGTAGCAGAACATGGAGAGTTAGCATTGGTAACTGTTGATACTCAGCAAGCAGCCACACAAGAGAGGATTACGCTAAGACCCCCTATGTTACATGTTGTCAGATTAGCATCATTTCAGCATGCTCCATCGATACCTCCTTTTATAACATTGCCTAAACAAACCAAAGTCGACAGTGAAGATTCACCAATACCAAAAGAGTTCGAGGAAAGGAGGGTTAATGAGGTTGCTGTTGGTGGTGGTGGGGTTGCTGTGGCTATTACTAGATTTCCTGCAGAACAAAAACGACCAATTGGGCCTCTTGTTGTTGTTGGGGTGAGAGATGGTGTTCTGTGGTTAATAGACAGGTACATGTGTGCTCATGCAATATCCCTCAGCCATCCTGGTATACATTGTCGATGTCTTGCAGCCTATGGAGACGCTGTTAGTGCAGTAAAATGGGCAAGTAGGCTTGGTAGAGAACATCATGATGATTTAGCTCAGTTTATGCTTGGGATGGGTTATGCCACTGAAGCACTTCACCTTCCTGGTATATCAAAAAGGTTGGAATTTGATCTGGCAATGCAGAGCAATGATGGGAAACGAGCCCTTCAGTGCCTTCTAACAATGAGCAATAGCAGGGATATTGGACAAGAGGCTCTGGGATTGGACTTAAATGACATAATGAATTTGTCATCAAAGAAGGAAACGGTTGTTGATGCTCTTCAAGGAGTGGTCAAATTTGCCAAGGAGTTTCTAGACCTCATCGATGCTGCCGATGCTACTGGACAAGCTGATATAGCCCGCGAAGCTCTCAAGCGATTAGCTGCTGCTGGTTCAGTGAAAGGAGCTCTGCAAGGTCATGAGTTGCGGGGGCTGGCTTTACGCCTTGCAAATCATGGGGAGTTGACACGGCTTAGC AATTTGGTGAACAATTTAGTATCAGTCGGTTCAGGACGTGAGGCAGCATTTGCTGCAGCTCTTTTGGGAGACAATGTACTCATGGAGAAAGCATGGCAGGATACAGGGATGCTTGCCGAGGCGGTGCTCCACGCACAT GCTCATGGTCGACCTACATTGAGGACCTTGGTTCAGGCATGGAACAAGACACTGCAAAAAGAGATGGAGCACACCCCTTCCACCAAAATGGATGCTGCCGCGGCATTTTTAGCATCCCTCGAGGAAACCAAGCTCACCAGTCTCCAAGATGCAGCAAAAAAGCCTCCAATTGAAATCCTACCTCCAGGGATGGCATCTTTATATGGCCCTAATCCGGGTCAGTCTGGTCCAAAGAACCCAAACCCTGCCATGAAGAGCATACAACAGCAACCGGGCAAACAATTGCTATTGGAAGGAGCAACCGCTGCACCCCAGAATACATCTGCTTCCACAGAGATGCCTGTTCCTCCCCCAACTGAATCAGGTACTTCTCAGAACTCTGTTGAGGAGGTTCTGGGTACGACAGAAGCAGCTTCTGGTACAACAGAGGCAGGGGCTACTGATACAACAGAGGCAGGGGCTCCAGACACCACAGCCACGACAAAACCTACTGCCATGGATCCAGAATCGAGTCCTCCAGGACAATCCGAATCAGATGCTTCTGCTACCCCGGTAACAGATCCCACTGTTTCTATGGAATTGAATGGCGAAACAGTAAAAAGTCAAGAACAGACATCATCAGAGGCTAAAGTAATCGACGGAAATAGTATCCCACCAGCTTCCAAGACTTCTCCACCTGCAGCATGA